One Candidatus Melainabacteria bacterium genomic window carries:
- a CDS encoding GGDEF domain-containing protein, with protein MADQPVAGAEKETRLQRIFADSKKRRGVPLSGYNGDEAILNRVRDIEKSSGTQPQTATISSARGEDIERLALLDGLTELYNYRTFIKELKAELGRSARYKHSVALILMSIDDFDAVTQQYGVLTGDAVLKVVANVLRGAVREVDIPAKYSDNQFCVILPQTHASGAALLAERIRQRIGNQAVTHNWQSFSVTASLGVAAFPVHAEEYDHLIARASEALEYAIARGGDRVFSV; from the coding sequence ATGGCTGATCAACCGGTCGCCGGAGCCGAAAAAGAGACTCGTTTGCAGCGAATTTTTGCCGACAGCAAAAAGCGTCGCGGTGTTCCGCTTTCTGGTTACAACGGAGATGAAGCCATTCTCAACCGGGTTCGCGATATTGAAAAGAGCAGCGGAACCCAGCCACAAACGGCCACTATAAGTTCGGCGCGCGGCGAAGATATTGAACGGCTTGCTCTTCTCGATGGTTTGACTGAGCTTTATAACTACCGCACCTTTATCAAAGAGTTGAAAGCTGAATTGGGCAGATCGGCTCGTTACAAGCACTCTGTTGCCCTGATTTTGATGTCTATCGATGACTTTGATGCGGTCACGCAGCAATATGGCGTCCTCACAGGAGACGCTGTGCTCAAGGTCGTCGCGAACGTTCTGCGTGGTGCAGTTAGAGAAGTAGATATACCGGCGAAATATTCGGACAATCAGTTTTGCGTTATTCTTCCTCAAACCCATGCATCGGGTGCTGCCCTTCTCGCTGAACGTATACGTCAGCGCATCGGAAACCAGGCTGTCACTCATAACTGGCAGAGTTTTTCGGTCACTGCCAGTTTAGGAGTTGCTGCTTTTCCTGTGCACGCTGAAGAATATGATCACTTGATTGCTCGTGCTTCCGAAGCGCTTGAGTATGCCATTGCCCGCGGTGGCGACCGCGTTTTCTCTGTTTAG